A stretch of Deinococcus seoulensis DNA encodes these proteins:
- the xylB gene encoding xylulokinase, translating to MNAPVHTPAPARTPVTIGVDLGTSGVKVVAMTAAGQVLAETDASYPLLTPQPGWTEQRPHDWLDGVRRALRDLSARLEALNAAPVALGLAGQMHGLVPLDASGEVLRPALLWNDQRTGAQVEDIERRVPRADLVARTGNRAVTGFQLPKILWMRDHEPDLHARLRLALLPKDYLGFVLTGEAATEPSDASGVGALNLARGDWDTDVLGALDLSAGLFPPVQPSVAVTGHLSREWAAQLNLPPGLPVVTGGGDNAAAGIALGLGAARPQTGSVSLGTSGVIFAPQSEPRPDPQGRVHCFAHADGGFHLLGVTLAAAGSLHWLHAKLAPDTPIEVLLDEAAQVPPGADGVTFLPYLAGERSPLMNPGARATFAGLSLAHGRGHLVRAVLEGVAASLADTQAVIRPLSSLTELLSTGGGARSDLWLGMVSAAVNLPVRPTGARPGAAHGAAILAMPAAGLHPDLGAAMQAIRPVPDEPVTPQDLGGAPQRYAQLRSVLYPSQQNSEVLRVSPDPSESSGPST from the coding sequence GTGAACGCCCCTGTCCACACACCCGCCCCTGCCCGCACGCCCGTCACCATCGGCGTGGACCTCGGCACCAGCGGCGTGAAGGTCGTCGCCATGACCGCCGCCGGACAGGTGCTCGCCGAGACCGACGCCAGTTACCCGCTGCTGACCCCGCAGCCCGGCTGGACCGAACAGCGCCCCCACGACTGGCTGGACGGCGTGCGCCGCGCCCTGCGCGACCTGAGCGCCCGGCTGGAAGCCCTGAACGCCGCGCCGGTCGCGCTGGGACTGGCCGGACAGATGCACGGCCTCGTCCCGCTGGACGCCAGCGGCGAGGTGCTGCGGCCCGCGCTGCTGTGGAACGACCAGCGCACCGGCGCGCAGGTCGAGGACATCGAACGCCGCGTGCCGCGCGCCGACCTGGTGGCCCGCACCGGCAACCGCGCCGTGACCGGCTTTCAACTTCCCAAGATCCTGTGGATGCGGGACCACGAACCGGACCTGCACGCCCGGCTGCGGCTGGCGCTGCTGCCCAAGGACTACCTGGGCTTCGTGCTGACCGGCGAGGCCGCCACCGAACCCTCCGACGCCAGCGGCGTGGGCGCCCTGAACCTCGCGCGCGGCGACTGGGACACCGACGTGCTGGGCGCGCTGGACCTGAGTGCTGGCCTGTTCCCGCCCGTGCAGCCCTCGGTCGCCGTGACCGGCCACTTGAGCCGCGAGTGGGCCGCGCAGCTGAACCTCCCGCCGGGCCTGCCGGTCGTGACGGGCGGCGGGGACAACGCCGCCGCCGGGATCGCACTGGGCCTGGGCGCCGCGCGCCCGCAGACCGGCAGCGTCAGCCTGGGCACGTCCGGCGTGATCTTCGCGCCGCAGAGCGAACCGCGCCCCGACCCGCAGGGCCGCGTGCACTGCTTCGCGCACGCCGACGGCGGCTTTCACCTGCTGGGCGTCACGCTGGCCGCCGCCGGAAGCCTGCACTGGCTGCACGCGAAACTCGCGCCGGACACGCCCATCGAAGTGCTGCTGGACGAGGCCGCGCAGGTGCCGCCCGGCGCGGACGGCGTGACGTTCCTGCCGTACCTCGCCGGGGAACGCAGCCCCCTGATGAACCCCGGCGCCCGCGCCACCTTCGCCGGACTGAGCCTCGCCCACGGACGCGGCCACCTCGTGCGGGCCGTGCTGGAAGGCGTGGCCGCCTCACTGGCCGACACGCAGGCTGTGATCCGCCCGCTCTCCAGCCTGACCGAACTGCTCTCCACCGGCGGCGGCGCCCGCAGCGACCTGTGGCTGGGCATGGTCAGCGCCGCCGTGAACCTCCCGGTCCGCCCGACCGGGGCGCGGCCCGGCGCGGCGCACGGCGCGGCCATCCTCGCCATGCCCGCCGCCGGACTGCACCCCGACCTGGGGGCTGCCATGCAGGCCATCCGGCCCGTGCCGGACGAGCCCGTCACCCCGCAGGACCTGGGCGGCGCGCCCCAGCGGTACGCGCAGCTGCGCTCCGTCCTCTACCCCTCACAGCAGAATTCAGAGGTATTGAGGGTATCCCCCGATCCCTCTGAATCGAGCGGACCGAGCACCTGA
- a CDS encoding ROK family protein, which yields MSLRLDELCAASYAELRQKVLLNRLAAPRRNPAFLPAAASSPREATTCMTTHTRPARAGDQSYLKRLNRSAILELVRQEPGLSRAELAARTHVTKVTVGTVVQELLDEGWLTEGTLQHGGLGRPGRPVHLNEDRHVIIGADVGVQGLRVVATTLTGRVLTRHVHDGPTGDPDTAAATLAALITAAQNDPAARDRQLLGLGVAVPGPVSQPGHLLLLAPNLGWRDVPFLDLLSAHLPALPGLTLLENEANAAAFAESYLRGRDAPDMLAYLSLGSGIGAGLVVGTPEPRLLRGAGHLAGEIGHTVLQPGGLYCHCGNRGCAETLLSGWAIRAALGIPHGPLVEAVNARLDEPEVQVTLRRAGEALGLLLTNLNHTLNPSEIVLGGPLTRLGGPLMPAALDFFHEHQHHLYATAPPTRVQVRTDSTLLAARGVAAQVLARTIRSAESGVVA from the coding sequence ATGTCTCTCAGGCTTGACGAACTGTGCGCGGCGTCCTACGCTGAACTTCGTCAGAAAGTTTTACTTAATCGACTGGCCGCGCCGCGCCGGAACCCCGCGTTCCTGCCTGCTGCGGCCTCCTCACCACGGGAAGCGACCACCTGCATGACCACCCACACCAGACCCGCCCGCGCCGGCGACCAGAGCTACCTCAAACGCCTCAACCGCTCCGCCATCCTCGAACTCGTCCGGCAGGAACCCGGCCTCAGCCGCGCCGAACTGGCCGCCCGCACCCACGTCACCAAGGTCACCGTCGGCACCGTCGTCCAGGAACTGCTCGACGAGGGCTGGCTGACCGAGGGCACCCTCCAGCACGGCGGGCTCGGCCGCCCCGGCCGCCCCGTCCACCTGAACGAGGACCGCCACGTCATCATCGGCGCGGACGTCGGCGTGCAGGGCCTGCGCGTCGTCGCGACCACCCTGACCGGCCGCGTCCTGACCCGGCACGTCCACGACGGCCCCACCGGCGACCCCGACACCGCCGCCGCCACCCTCGCCGCACTGATCACCGCCGCGCAGAACGACCCCGCCGCCCGCGACCGGCAACTGCTGGGCCTGGGCGTCGCCGTGCCCGGCCCCGTCTCGCAGCCCGGCCACCTGCTGCTGCTCGCCCCGAACCTCGGCTGGCGCGACGTGCCGTTCCTCGACCTGCTGAGCGCCCACCTGCCCGCCCTACCGGGCCTGACCCTGCTGGAGAACGAGGCGAACGCCGCCGCCTTCGCCGAGAGCTACCTGCGCGGCCGCGACGCGCCCGACATGCTGGCCTACCTGAGCCTGGGCAGCGGCATCGGCGCCGGACTGGTCGTCGGGACCCCCGAACCCCGGTTGCTGCGCGGCGCCGGACACCTCGCAGGCGAGATCGGGCACACCGTCCTGCAACCCGGCGGCCTGTACTGCCACTGCGGCAACCGCGGCTGCGCCGAGACACTCCTGAGCGGCTGGGCGATCCGCGCCGCGCTGGGCATCCCGCACGGCCCGCTGGTCGAGGCCGTGAACGCCCGCCTGGACGAACCCGAGGTGCAGGTCACGCTGCGGCGCGCCGGGGAGGCGCTGGGGCTGCTGCTCACCAACCTCAACCACACCCTGAACCCCAGCGAGATCGTCCTGGGCGGCCCCCTGACCCGCCTGGGCGGCCCGCTGATGCCCGCCGCGCTGGACTTCTTCCACGAGCACCAGCACCACCTGTACGCCACCGCGCCCCCCACCCGCGTGCAGGTCCGCACCGACTCGACCCTGCTCGCCGCGCGCGGCGTGGCCGCCCAGGTCCTGGCCCGCACCATCCGCAGCGCCGAGAGCGGAGTGGTCGCGTGA
- a CDS encoding carbohydrate ABC transporter permease, with the protein MSDRFSPSRPARPRWSYARAQQRLAPYLFTSPFFILFLVFSLFPLGFSLFLAFHLWNPLDGLGNWRFVGWENFALALGARDQFWVALKNTVWIGLLSGVPQHLVALPLAFVIHQFLRRWQTGVSTVLFLPYITNAVAITIVFGMLYSENLGLLNYLLAQLGLGPVRWLAVPELVPYSVGAVVFWRYVGWNVILYLSGLQAISEDVYEAATVDGASAWQKFWFITLPLLRPMMFYAFTLTIVGNMQLFEEPFIMVGQGGGSGGAGLTSAMHIFNTAFRDLDMGYASAMSWLLFLAIFALSMVNNYLFSRDGGREP; encoded by the coding sequence ATGTCTGACCGTTTCAGTCCGTCCCGACCGGCCCGGCCGCGCTGGAGTTACGCCCGCGCGCAGCAGCGGCTGGCGCCGTACCTGTTCACCAGTCCCTTTTTCATCCTGTTTCTCGTGTTCAGCCTGTTCCCGCTGGGCTTCAGTCTGTTCCTGGCCTTTCACCTGTGGAATCCCCTGGACGGCCTGGGCAACTGGCGGTTCGTGGGCTGGGAGAACTTCGCGCTGGCGCTGGGCGCCCGGGACCAGTTCTGGGTGGCGCTGAAGAACACCGTGTGGATCGGGCTGCTCTCGGGCGTGCCGCAGCACCTCGTGGCGCTGCCGCTGGCGTTCGTGATTCATCAGTTCCTGCGGCGCTGGCAGACGGGCGTCAGCACCGTGCTGTTCCTGCCGTACATCACGAACGCCGTGGCGATCACCATCGTGTTCGGCATGCTGTACTCCGAGAACCTGGGCCTGCTGAACTACCTGCTGGCGCAACTGGGCCTGGGGCCGGTGCGCTGGCTGGCCGTGCCGGAACTCGTGCCGTACTCGGTCGGGGCGGTCGTGTTCTGGCGGTACGTGGGCTGGAACGTGATCCTGTACCTGTCGGGCCTGCAGGCCATCAGCGAGGACGTGTACGAGGCCGCCACCGTGGACGGCGCCAGCGCCTGGCAGAAGTTCTGGTTCATCACGCTGCCGCTGCTGCGACCCATGATGTTCTACGCGTTCACGCTGACCATCGTGGGCAACATGCAGCTGTTCGAGGAGCCGTTCATCATGGTCGGCCAGGGCGGCGGCAGCGGCGGCGCGGGCCTGACGAGCGCCATGCACATCTTCAACACCGCGTTCCGCGACCTGGACATGGGGTACGCCTCGGCCATGAGCTGGCTGCTGTTCCTGGCGATCTTCGCGCTGAGCATGGTGAACAACTACCTCTTCTCCCGTGACGGAGGCCGCGAACCATGA
- a CDS encoding carbohydrate ABC transporter permease — protein sequence MTSKPLRAAVPAPSPRTPRRAWRSPGRILMGLFVALACFLSVVPFYLMFVWATLPSDQIFAVPPHLWFGSAIAENFGKMMDATDGFALRQFWNSLYIALLATATTLFFCSLAGFAFAMYDFRGKRAMFTFILLTMLIPPLVMDIPSFLVMNNVLQWIGKPRTLWVPGMANAFGIFLMRQYIMAALPRTLIEAARLDGATEFGIFTRVVLPLIRPILATLGVVTFVGSWNNFKGALIMKLSEDPTMTLPLSLRRITGGATNVNADWGATLMMVVLTVIPLLVIFLFASRQVISGLTSGAVKD from the coding sequence ATGACCAGTAAACCCCTGCGGGCCGCCGTGCCCGCCCCCAGTCCCCGCACGCCGCGCCGCGCGTGGCGCTCGCCGGGCCGGATCCTGATGGGCCTGTTCGTGGCCCTGGCGTGCTTCCTGTCGGTCGTGCCGTTCTACCTGATGTTCGTGTGGGCGACGCTGCCCAGCGATCAGATCTTCGCGGTGCCGCCGCACCTGTGGTTCGGGTCGGCCATCGCCGAGAACTTCGGGAAGATGATGGACGCCACCGATGGCTTCGCGCTGCGGCAGTTCTGGAATTCGCTGTACATCGCGCTGCTGGCCACCGCGACCACGCTGTTCTTCTGCTCGCTGGCGGGCTTCGCGTTCGCGATGTACGACTTCCGGGGCAAGCGGGCCATGTTCACGTTCATCCTGCTGACCATGCTGATTCCGCCGCTGGTCATGGACATTCCCAGCTTCCTGGTCATGAACAACGTGCTGCAGTGGATCGGCAAGCCGCGCACGCTGTGGGTGCCGGGCATGGCGAACGCCTTCGGGATCTTCCTGATGCGGCAGTACATCATGGCGGCCCTGCCGCGCACGCTGATCGAGGCGGCCCGGCTGGACGGCGCGACCGAGTTCGGGATCTTCACGCGGGTGGTGCTGCCGCTGATCCGGCCGATCCTGGCGACGCTGGGCGTCGTGACGTTCGTGGGTTCGTGGAACAACTTCAAGGGAGCGCTGATCATGAAACTCAGCGAGGACCCCACCATGACGCTGCCGCTGTCGCTGCGGCGCATCACGGGCGGCGCCACGAACGTGAACGCCGACTGGGGCGCGACCCTGATGATGGTCGTCCTGACCGTCATTCCGCTGCTGGTCATCTTCCTGTTCGCCAGCCGTCAGGTGATCTCGGGCCTGACGAGCGGGGCTGTCAAGGACTGA
- a CDS encoding ABC transporter substrate-binding protein, protein MHRTALTLAAALLLGSAHAQDKVTLTVAAFPSLDSAIKAIIPAWNKLHPNVTIKLQAQEFADHHNAMTTALATGQGLPDVMAIEIGYVSKFAEGRGLEDLNQAPYSAAQYKKLFTPFTIGQATSADKRFIAMPTDIGPGTFFYRKDILDKAGVNPASMTGSWEGFIAAGKTIKAKTGASLINTAASINNVIIRTNLKKGEGIYFDDKNNLLVGPDNARFVRAFTLSKQVRDAGLDAKIGEWSNEWYDAFKKGTVATQFSGAWLQGALQNWMAPDTKGLWRVQNLPEKGFASWGGSFYAIPSRAANKQWAWEFIKFMTLNQTSQITAFKDNGAFPALLTAQKDKAFSEAVPFLGGQKARILWRDAAARTQPIDVNRYDSVAEQIVQTELTNVLEQGKDVKQALADARAQIARRAR, encoded by the coding sequence ATGCACCGAACCGCCCTGACCCTCGCCGCCGCCCTGCTGCTCGGTAGCGCCCACGCCCAGGACAAGGTCACGCTGACCGTCGCGGCCTTCCCCAGCCTCGACAGCGCCATCAAGGCCATCATTCCCGCCTGGAACAAACTGCATCCCAACGTCACCATCAAACTCCAGGCGCAGGAATTCGCCGATCACCACAACGCCATGACCACCGCCCTCGCCACCGGCCAGGGCCTGCCGGACGTGATGGCCATCGAGATCGGCTACGTCAGCAAGTTCGCCGAGGGACGCGGCCTCGAGGACCTGAACCAGGCGCCGTACAGCGCCGCGCAGTACAAGAAACTGTTCACGCCGTTCACGATCGGGCAGGCCACCAGCGCCGACAAACGCTTCATCGCCATGCCCACCGACATCGGCCCCGGCACCTTCTTCTACCGCAAGGACATCCTCGACAAGGCCGGTGTGAACCCCGCCAGCATGACCGGCAGCTGGGAAGGCTTCATCGCCGCCGGGAAGACCATCAAGGCCAAGACCGGCGCGTCCCTGATCAACACGGCCGCCAGCATCAACAACGTCATCATCCGCACCAACCTCAAGAAAGGCGAGGGCATCTACTTCGACGACAAGAACAACCTGCTCGTCGGCCCCGACAACGCCCGTTTCGTGCGCGCCTTCACGCTCTCCAAGCAGGTCCGTGACGCCGGACTGGACGCCAAGATCGGCGAGTGGAGCAACGAATGGTACGACGCCTTCAAGAAAGGCACGGTCGCCACGCAGTTCAGCGGCGCGTGGCTGCAGGGCGCCCTGCAGAACTGGATGGCCCCCGACACCAAGGGCCTGTGGCGCGTGCAGAACCTCCCGGAAAAAGGCTTCGCGTCGTGGGGCGGCAGCTTCTACGCCATTCCCAGCCGGGCCGCGAACAAGCAGTGGGCCTGGGAGTTCATCAAGTTCATGACCCTGAACCAGACCTCGCAGATCACGGCGTTCAAGGACAACGGCGCGTTCCCGGCGCTGCTGACCGCGCAGAAGGACAAGGCGTTCAGCGAGGCCGTGCCGTTCCTGGGCGGCCAGAAGGCCCGCATCCTGTGGCGTGACGCGGCCGCCAGGACCCAGCCCATCGACGTGAACCGGTACGACTCGGTCGCCGAGCAGATCGTGCAGACCGAACTGACCAACGTGCTCGAACAGGGCAAGGACGTCAAGCAGGCGCTCGCGGACGCCCGCGCCCAGATCGCGCGCCGCGCCCGCTGA